GGTGTCAAGTATAGTATATTTGCTATGGAATTGTATATGAAGCTTTAATGGAGTAAGGACTAGAAAACTttaccttcatttttttttcaaaatcataaTTTTCTGTATCATTTTTAGTACATCAGCAAagttccccccccaaaaaaacattttatttgctttaCATGTAATGTATCAAATTCACAAAGATAAAATCTGAGGCCTGGTAACATAGCGTGCTTAGAGCTTCCTGTGAGGTACCCAGTGATCTCAACATTAAAGTCAATAGTAACTGAAGGTGCTCCAGTGTCAGAGGGTTGGGCTCAAAGAGCACAaattttcctttaatttcttttgcttgctttctttagTGAATGTTGTATGCTTACTCAGTCCCCACTAATAATCTGCCACTGATAATTGCCTTAATCCTTGCTATTTGCAAGCTAGTTAGTTATTCTGGagaatatacaaatatatatactTTGAATGAAAGATCGAACAGTTCCATAGGTAGTGGTCTAGGATGAAGAGAAGATTGCATAAAAGTGCAAAATAGTATTGCTGAGCTGAATAACTAAACCACAGACCACTGATAATGCATTCAGTTTCTTGTATACAGTCTAATTAGAATAATGCATTAGGTCaaacatcaatttaaaaaatgctatagCATGTTTATGGTTAGAAAATTGACTAAAATGACATCTTGTGTGTATTCTGATTTGTGTCTGCTTACTTTCTGTCAGTAAATTAAGTTTTTACTGCTCTTTACTCCTGTAAGCACTGCAGAACCAATACAGCTgtgggagagtgagctggattatTTTCCCAGTTGTACATCATCAACAGAAATTGACACTTCAATTTGTGGAATATTTATTATTACttgagacagaaagaaagaatatAACTTGTCTTTCAGAGCCCAGTTGAGCTTGCAGGGTTGGCGGtcagaaaaaatgttttacttgTACGTTGCTCAGATTTTATGTGGAAGCTACCAAGACACAAACATGAGATCACAATACCATTTTGTCTCATTTCAGCACGTTCTAAAGAAGACATAATGGCTGCTGATAAATAGCTTAATGTAGGAAATTGGAGAGTTATAATTCATTACAAGTGCTGGAAAATATAAATTATGCAATATAGCATTTTTATGTAAATCTTGGTGGTGTTCATCCATGAATAATACAATATATGCTTAAAATAGAAGCttactttttccttttctttgttttttagaaGCGAAAGCTCCAACTAAGCCCAGAGCAATGCAGCAACTTTTATGCAGATCAATATGGCAAAATGTTTTTTCCTAACTTAACAGCATATATGAGTTCTGGGCCTTTAGTTGCTATGGTTCTTGCCAGACATCATGCTATCGCATACTGGAAAGAGTTGATTGGACCATCAAATAGCATAAGAGCTAAGGAAACGCACCCTGACAGGTAACTTACTGAAGAATAGATTTAGGGTCAAATTCTAGCCTCGTTGAAGTGAAGGGTTGACTTCACTAGGGTGAGGATTTCACCCTTACTGTAGAGAATTAATAAAGGTTTGGGCCAacctttttcattttgaaattatggcacaaaaaagaaacaaaagatttTGTTAACTGGAAAGATTTTGTTAATTGGACCTCATTTATTGCAATCTGAGTGAGAAAGCCATCCGAACACTTTTCTCTGTTGCTTTTAGTTTAAGAGCAATCTATGGAACAGATGATCTGAGGAATGCAGTTCATGGCAGTATCAGATTTTCCTCAGCAGAAAGAGAAATTCAGTTCATGTTTCCTGAAGGTACAGAGTTAGCATTTATTTGCCTGTAAACTGCAAGTCGTCTTTAGGAGTGTATGGCTCCTGCCCTATTCCTACCTGTCTGTAGCCAAACATTCAGTATAGAACATAGGCTCGTAAAGGAGGGTTGAAAAATGTTTTAGAACAGTTTGGTCCCATTTTCATTGACTAACTAAACTATGGCTGAGCTGCTATGCCATGTGGAGCAGAAAATAGCAAAATCTATTTGAAGAGCTACCCAAATCACAGTGGTTGGGAATTAATTTCCCTTCTGCCCCACAGATACTGCAAATGCCCCTCTATGACATTTGAATTGGGGCAGGCAAATTCAGGGAATGGGAGGAACCGTGGAGCTACTTCATATCAGCATGTTTCACTGGGAGCAGAGCGGCTTTCCAAGTGAAAATCTGCCCTGGAGTTACTGTTGATCTGAAATGGTTGAATTCCCTCTTCTGAGACTGGGGTAGGGGATTCATGCTCATCCACTGGTGGAGGGTCACATGGCAGTACAGTTCAGGAGCCAAGTTCCAATTGGCGTGGACAAAGGCACCTGTGAGCTGTGGGACAGAGCCCTTTGCTTGTTCCATATGTTAAGGGGAAGGATGATACAATCCTCAAAGGAGTGATTCTAAGCAAAATCTGTGATTAGATACTCATGGAGTTTCCTATCCACTACACCAGAAAACCAAATAGGAGTAGCATGTGGTCCTGAGTTTAAAACCATTTTAGTTGGAACTATGTTTAAACAGAATTCAAACCACTTGAAAACCTGTCTCAAATCCTGTCGCAGGTCTTTCTTTAGTATGAATGTTAGTCTTTCTTCCCCTGGAGATCATGCATTTTCCCTCTTCAGAATCCCATGTAAACCATTCTATCTCTGTCCCTTGCCCCACAATAAAAATGCAATATCTGATATAGGTCCTCCAGGGTGACAAGCCAGCTCCACAGCGGTAGTGGGGCACTGAAGAAGTAGCCCCCAATGGGCTCTCCTTTGCCCAATAAATATCCAGTGAAGTGGGTGGGTCCTAAATTTGTcttatttcttcctctcccccaatCATCTATAAGggtgctttttttcccctggacCAACCACTGCCAGTGTATGATCACCAAGATACAATATCCAGGAGCTCCATCCATCTTAGAATTGCTTTGGGGGCAACACACCTCAGTAGCACTGTGTCATGGTGTATGGCTTGCAGAGAAGCCATACAAAGGGTTAAGTATTATCAGTTACAAGGAAAATATAACCACGGTATATTAAACATTTGAAGGaaagtaattttttaacattataaGCAAATTGCTTTGCAATAATTCAACGCACATGGCTATTCTTTCCAGTGATTATTGAGCCAATTCCAGTTGGACAAGCTGCAAAGGATTACCTGAACCTCTATGTCAATCCTACACTACTAGCTGGGCTCACCGAGCTTTGTAAGCAGAAACCAGCAGATCCATTGGTTTGTACTCTGTCGTACAAAATTCTTCCCTTGTATTATGTTTGCTTTATGGTGATGTTCATGGCTCCTGATAATATTTCACGGAAAGCTGCTTTACCTCCCTTTGTAGAAATCAAGGGCCAGCTAAGGTACACTGATGTCAAATATCTGCCTCTCTACCTAATTTAGCTGGGAGAAACCAGTACTGGGTACCAGTGGGCATGAGTAAGATTAAATGCTTTGTGACAGTTTGCTAATGCAGTGAAGCTTTGGCAGCTTtttagacaaaaaaaaattatatatatata
Above is a genomic segment from Natator depressus isolate rNatDep1 chromosome 8, rNatDep2.hap1, whole genome shotgun sequence containing:
- the NME5 gene encoding nucleoside diphosphate kinase homolog 5 isoform X1; this translates as MQALMPEPQIYVERTLALIKPDVIDKEEEIEDIILRSGFTIVQKRKLQLSPEQCSNFYADQYGKMFFPNLTAYMSSGPLVAMVLARHHAIAYWKELIGPSNSIRAKETHPDSLRAIYGTDDLRNAVHGSIRFSSAEREIQFMFPEVIIEPIPVGQAAKDYLNLYVNPTLLAGLTELCKQKPADPLIWFADWLIEHNPNKPRLQQWMTVEEP
- the NME5 gene encoding nucleoside diphosphate kinase homolog 5 isoform X2, whose protein sequence is MQALMPEPQIYVERTLALIKPDVIDKEEEIEDIILRSGFTIVQKRKLQLSPEQCSNFYADQYGKMFFPNLTAYMSSGPLVAMVLARHHAIAYWKELIGPSNSIRAKETHPDSLRAIYGTDDLRNAVHGSIRFSSAEREIQFMFPEVIIEPIPVGQAAKDYLNLYVNPTLLAGLTELFAANKNSEEGI
- the NME5 gene encoding nucleoside diphosphate kinase homolog 5 isoform X3, whose translation is MQALMPEPQIYVERTLALIKPDVIDKEEEIEDIILRSGFTIVQKRKLQLSPEQCSNFYADQYGKMFFPNLTAYMSSGPLVAMVLARHHAIAYWKELIGPSNSIRAKETHPDSLRAIYGTDDLRNAVHGSIRFSSAEREIQFMFPEVIIEPIPVGQAAKDYLNLYVNPTLLAGLTELYLVC